One Chrysiogenia bacterium genomic window carries:
- the ftsH gene encoding ATP-dependent zinc metalloprotease FtsH codes for MNRWNSLATPPRAPRNEGDPQRNPRQPDGSGETPPPKRGNSPLIWLLLVFTLLFWAQQYWATRDIQRIGYSEFKNEVRADKIATVRVSGERITGEFKLQPGEQPEEPAEQPTTPQKPEDLIKLPGSGADERPHGKRFYTVRLTEDEELLPLLDKHDVKYDIELSTTWLSQLISWVAPLLILVLIWSFFFRKMFAGGGPGAGILSFGKSRARMNTETQVHVTFADVAGIEEAKAELSEVVDFLKQPEKYTKLGAKIPKGILLTGAPGTGKTLLARAVAGEAAVPFFSLSGSEFVEMFVGVGAARVRDLFEQAKKNAPCIVFVDEIDSMGGRRGVNPVAGGDEREQTLNQLLAEMDGFEPNSGVILLAATNRPDVLDPALLRAGRFDRHIIVDSPDVRGREAILKVHTRDVQLESDVDLRKLAGRTPGFVGADLANLINEAALTAARVGHTKVSEADLDSALDRITTGLERKSRVMNPHEREVVAHHEAGHALVAASLPNTDPVHKISIIPRSIGALGFTQQQPTEDRYLISREELKARLVVLLGGRTAEELIFGEVTTGASDDLSRATQMARAMVTRFGMSEKLGLRAYDEEKNPYLGVTQRGDYGDGTADLIDGEVSQILDEAHERAREILTRRKDRLIEIAKRLLDVEHLEGEDLDALLAPESPDAGQATSA; via the coding sequence ATGAATCGGTGGAACAGCCTGGCTACTCCTCCCCGTGCGCCCCGCAATGAGGGCGACCCCCAGCGCAACCCGCGCCAGCCCGACGGATCCGGAGAGACCCCGCCGCCCAAACGCGGCAATTCTCCGCTGATCTGGCTGCTGCTGGTATTTACCCTGCTATTCTGGGCCCAGCAGTATTGGGCAACCCGCGACATCCAGCGCATCGGCTACAGCGAATTCAAGAACGAAGTGCGCGCCGACAAGATCGCAACCGTCCGCGTCTCGGGCGAACGCATCACCGGCGAGTTCAAGCTTCAGCCCGGAGAGCAGCCCGAAGAGCCCGCGGAGCAACCCACAACGCCGCAAAAGCCTGAAGACCTGATCAAGCTGCCCGGCTCAGGAGCAGATGAGCGCCCGCACGGCAAGCGCTTCTATACCGTGCGCCTTACAGAGGACGAGGAACTGCTGCCCCTGCTCGACAAGCACGATGTAAAGTACGACATCGAGCTCTCGACCACCTGGCTCTCCCAGCTCATTTCCTGGGTGGCGCCGCTTCTCATCCTTGTCCTGATCTGGAGTTTCTTCTTCCGCAAGATGTTCGCGGGCGGCGGGCCCGGTGCCGGCATCCTTTCCTTCGGCAAGAGCCGCGCGCGCATGAACACTGAAACCCAGGTCCACGTCACCTTTGCCGACGTGGCTGGAATCGAAGAGGCCAAGGCCGAGCTTTCCGAAGTCGTGGATTTCCTCAAGCAGCCCGAGAAATACACCAAGCTGGGCGCCAAGATTCCCAAGGGGATCCTGCTGACCGGCGCGCCGGGCACCGGAAAGACCCTGCTGGCCCGCGCCGTCGCGGGTGAGGCTGCCGTACCCTTCTTCAGCCTTTCGGGATCGGAATTTGTTGAGATGTTCGTGGGCGTTGGCGCGGCCCGCGTGCGCGACCTGTTCGAGCAGGCCAAGAAGAATGCCCCCTGCATCGTCTTTGTCGACGAAATCGATTCCATGGGCGGCCGCCGCGGCGTCAATCCGGTTGCCGGCGGCGATGAGCGCGAGCAGACGCTCAATCAGCTCCTGGCCGAGATGGACGGCTTCGAGCCCAACTCCGGCGTGATCCTGCTGGCCGCGACCAACCGGCCCGACGTGCTCGACCCGGCCCTGCTGCGCGCCGGGCGTTTCGACCGTCACATCATTGTCGACAGCCCCGACGTGCGCGGCCGCGAGGCCATTCTCAAAGTCCACACCCGCGACGTGCAGCTCGAATCCGATGTGGACCTGCGCAAGCTGGCCGGCCGCACCCCCGGCTTTGTCGGCGCCGACCTGGCAAACCTCATCAACGAAGCGGCACTTACCGCTGCACGCGTTGGGCATACCAAAGTCTCCGAAGCGGATCTTGATTCCGCACTCGATCGCATCACCACGGGGCTCGAGCGCAAGAGCCGCGTCATGAACCCGCACGAGCGCGAAGTTGTGGCCCATCACGAGGCGGGTCACGCCCTGGTTGCCGCGTCGCTTCCCAACACCGACCCGGTGCACAAGATCAGCATCATCCCGCGTTCCATCGGCGCGCTGGGCTTTACCCAGCAGCAGCCCACCGAGGACCGCTACCTCATCAGCCGCGAGGAATTGAAGGCCCGTCTCGTCGTGCTGCTGGGCGGCCGCACTGCCGAGGAACTGATCTTCGGGGAAGTCACCACGGGAGCATCCGACGATCTGAGCCGCGCAACGCAGATGGCGCGCGCCATGGTCACGCGCTTTGGCATGAGCGAGAAGCTCGGGCTTCGCGCCTACGACGAGGAAAAGAATCCTTACCTGGGCGTCACCCAGCGCGGCGACTACGGCGACGGCACCGCCGACCTGATCGACGGTGAGGTGTCCCAGATTCTCGACGAAGCCCACGAACGGGCCCGGGAGATCCTGACCCGGCGCAAGGACCGGCTCATCGAGATCGCAAAGCGCCTGCTGGACGTCGAGCATCTCGAAGGCGAGGACCTCGATGCCCTGCTGGCCCCCGAGAGTCCGGACGCCGGACAAGCCACCAGCGCCTGA